TTTTAGGGTTTTCCTTAAATTATAGTCCGAAGTTTAAACTTGAAGTGATTTTGTAGTTTGAATTTGTAAAATTATAAAGATAAGTGTGTACATATCTACGTTGTTCACTCAATAGTTCACATCAAATTTTCAAACCAATCAATGCCAACGTGCATTCGAGTTTGCCGAAATTTGAATAGTGAACTTAGCCACAATTgcattttttgtaatttatgaATAATCatagttttttttgttgttcATCGACTTAGCAATGATCATCATATCTCGTCTATGTAAGTTCAGATGGACCTGTCCTCTTATGAGGTCTTTTACTCTTTTACGATGCGAGTGACTCATTTTTATATTGCATCACATaatacaaaattgattatatGGAAATAGAAGCATGGAAGCTTAAATTCTTGTCTACATTTGTCAAAACCATAATACATACGGCGAAGATTCTTTTTCTCCTCAATTTACCAACTCTTTGTTTCATTAATATAAGTAGAAAGAATTCTTCTACGTGTTTACAATACTAATGATTAAATTTTTTGGAAGATCCTTTTCCCCTAAATTTGCCTACTCTTTCTTTCATTCTCTACTAGTAGTGGTGCTCGGTTCACAAAATAACAACGAGATATAACACTCATGTGATAAACTAAAATCgagatttttttatgattaaataAGTTTTATGAAATTGAGCTGAGATAGATAATCACGAGATACAATGTAATCGTGATATTGTTTTCACGAACAAAGATATATTATCATGAGCTGAGCTTTTGAGTAAAAGACATCCGGACAAGATATAAGATTAGACATGCCTTAAGTCATAAGTATACATGGTAGCCGAATGAcctatataataaaaaaatgtgctACATGTTAATATAATAGAGTAAaatacataaatggtacctgatctttcactttcgcacataaatggtacctgatctttattttatatcgtatTTGGTacatataaatcacatttttggtacctgagacaattttcaccccaaaatgccctctaaacaaatacatttttccatttgtgtcatTGATGTTATTTTAGACATAAAACtaagtaccaaaagtgatattataatatcttctctcattcttctcgctctttatactattattattcaatgtttattattattttgatgttataaattaataattaatttatttttaatatcattcaaatatacttaattataattatagttataattatatttaattattgttataatactaaaaattagttgtaattaataaataattatagtataattatttaaattatgaatcacacaatattatctaattattattattattattattattattattttacattaaattaataactaatcaatatagttttaataaaaatttaaaattgtgaattgtattcataatgatattaagagtttaatatttttagttaggtgtttcaaccctaaaatgagtataaaataattcaataaaaatatttaattgatttaattattttaaataattaatttaattaggtgttttgttcttgatttatattatgaatgcaattagatatatgtataaaacactaaaaagaaagaagaaaaagaagagaaatgaaaaaagaggaaacataaactaaggagaaaaagaaaaaagaaagaaagataaaatactaaaaagaaagaagaaaatgaaaaaaaagagaagaaaaaggtactatttaatggaaattttcaaaaatatcctcgataacaaaaaaatcacatgtttggtacctagggttatttttgtcactgggtaccaaaaacgatataaaataaagattagGTATCATTTgcgtgcgaaagtgaaagatcaagtaccatttatgtagttcactctatataATAAAGTTTTATCATTTGATGTATATACAGTGTTTACATTGTTTCTACGCTTGTAAATATAAAATGACGAAAGAAACAATCTCTCATTCATTCGTATTTTTAGATTATCAGAGCACCAATATCAACGTACTTAGTGGCTACTCTAAGCACGTTTGCCGCGCGCTTAGCCGCTAAGCACGAGACTACCCTGAGCACGTTCCATTCCGCGCGGATGCATGCAAATCCGTCAGCCAATGGGTGACCGACACATGTCCATGAAGCTAGTTGGTTAATCTAATGAGTTAGGAGTACTATTTGTGAAGATATTAGAAAATGTGACCAAATAAGATAAAATTAGAAAACAGAAAATAGTTGCAAAAAGACAATGAATTCCCTCTCCCTCTTGTATATATAAAGCCTTTTACACAGCTTAAAACAGCAATGGCGAAGCGTTTCAAGCTCAGAATTTGCAGAGCCATCGCCACCACTCTGCAATCCTGCCGCTCTAAACATCCTTCCGATCTCCCAACAGATCCCGTCCCTTCACTTTCACACCCCTCCGAATTCCCTCAACCTCACGCCGCCAACCACTCGCCGCAATTCAATTggcaaaaagaagaaaaatggcACGTCGTCGCCGAAATCCCCGCGCCACCACCGCCGGAGAAGATCCGCCGCCGCTCGAAGAAGAAGAAACGATACATCCCCAGCCGCCTCCGCCTCAGCACTTCCTCCGCCGAAAGCGGCTGGTTCCGCACCGAGGAAATCGAAACCCTAGTTTCCTCATCTCCACGATCCTCCTCCCCAATCGGAGAATCGCACTCCGCAAACCCTAGAATTCCCCGCAGCCGGAGCAGGAGATCATCTCGATCGTCGAATCgagcggcggcggaggggaATTCGccttcgccggcgccggcgaggcTGTCGATGCTGAAGAAGCTGATTCCGTGCACGGTGGAGGGGAAAGTGAAGGAGAGCTTCGCGATCGTGAAGAAATCGGAGGATCCGCTGGGGGATTTCAGGAGGTCGATGACGGATATGATCGTGGAGAAGCAGATGTTTGAGAAGAAGGATTTGGAGCAGCTGCTGCAGTGCTTCCTCTCCTTGAATTCGAGGAATTACCATGGGGTTATCGTCGAGGCTTTCTCCGAGATTTGGGCGGCGATGTTTACGCCGCCGACGGTGGGGAATTACCGGCGCCGGCGGCGAGTGTCGCGAGTCGCTTCGTCGTTTTAGATTATTTGAATTTGTAATTCTGTTTTACGTGTTGTATGTCGCTATCACTCTCTACGGCTAATGTaagatattttatatatatatatatatagtggtagtattaaaatgaattatggGGTATTTAGTTAATCTGTTAATGTCATGTTTCTAAGTTTCTTTAATGCTTTTATTTAACTCATATTATTTGTCTAACCTTGCCTGCAACATGCCCATATTCTCCCTTTTTTTAGTGCATGGTTAAATTAGAATTGTCGATTGAATTATATAAGTGACGTTCCATTTTCAAATTATAGTCATATCTTATAAGTTGAACCAGATCCATTCTATTGGTCCTAGTTGTCCGATTTAGGTTCCAGAAATATTGGAACACTAGGTTAATCGTCTAATTGTGATGTAactaaaaaaacatagttaaaaAGTGGGAAATCGAAAACACTACAATAGCACACCCCCTAATTATCCACTTTAAATCATCCCGCATGTGTttaaagaaatgtaaagaaaattgaattgaaaaaaatagtgaaatatgaatcctacttttatactcttaatatattagttttataataaaatatgaatgaaatgaaTTAGTGCAATCTGAAGAAGCgtacttatcatttatgataaaaaaagtgAGAGTAAACAATTAACGGGGGGAACagatgaaaatgacaaaaatgaaattaatagaGGACGAACCATTTTATTCAGTGAATTGgttataattttaatacatcCATTGACTCCAAATCAAAGTTGACGATTCGTGAACCAGTTACATCTATACAAAATTTTCTTTAGTTTGCAAAAAGATGGATTAGCGAAAATTTGATCACATGATTTAGGAAAAGACGGATTAGCGTTTGTGAAAAATGGATTAGCGTTTGCAAAAATCGAGAAAATTAGTGTGCAATCAACTGATTTAGATCTGACCACCAACTAGAGAAGAAATGTCACTCCTTCTTAAGACGTGCCTAAAACATACTACTATTAATCATCTTTCATAAGTTCTCGTGAAGTACTTAATTCGTAGTATTTCTCTTTAAAATGTTCAAAGATAATTGAGTTATTTTACATTTTGGCAaaaatatatttcttattttaatttatgtcatactcctgctttatttttttcatattttattattccatATATATAACCAAACACTTTGTTTAACCTTTTGCGGATAAAAAACGATTCACTTGACAAGAAACGAAGATAGTAGTAATTCTCAATATTATTGGAAAGTTACAATGCATActcttagagcacccacaaccgtgctcttgccagcgagcacggttgtgggaccggccccactttttctgtctgctcttcggcaagagcacaacacccacagttgtgctcttccgcaaggatgaacacaattcaatttaaaattcaattaaataaaaacattttcataatattaaaattcattaaataatcgaaaaaatattacaaattacaaataaaataaaaaagacataattaaaatcctaaaaattaaaaattacataattaaaatcttaaaaattaaaaattacataattaaatttgtaaaattaaaaaaaaaaccactactcgttgtcGAATTTCttccacatgtgtttgattaagtcttcttgtagctcaatgtgggttcgggtatcgcgcattgtgtgtcttgtttcgagcCTCTCCCCCACCGTCGTATGCCGACCTCGGCATGGGGGAgaccttgcggttgagcttccggcttcatcctcgtcgtagaagctagccgccctcggtccttcgtcagctataatcatgttgtgtaagataatacacgtgtacatgatgtcggcgatattgttcaagtaccacagccgagccgtggccttcacaatgttgaatcgggcttgaaggaccccaaaggctctttcgacgtctttccgcgcggactcttgatgctgcgcaaaaagaacccgtctcgggtcttgcgggttgctgagcgtcttcacgaaagtcgaccaccttgggtagataccatcggcgagatagtaacacatgtggtatgtatttctgttgacggtgaagtcgatcgccggtactacaccattcaacacatcattgaagaggggtgaagaatagagcacgttcaagtcattgttggatccggcaaagCCAAAATATGCaagccaaatccataggcggtagtcggcgaccgcctcaaggataagtgttgggctgtcgcctttgtggccgcttaagtgttgccccctccaagcaatcgggcaattcttccacctccaatgcatgcagtcaatgctgccatgCATTCCGaaaaagccatggactgattcgtaaagacgaagcaaccgttggcaatcatcggtggttggtgcccgaaggaattcatcaccgaaagctgtacgaatgccctcgcaaaaattttaaagacaaaggattccagtggactcaccgacatgcaaatactcgtcgaagaggtcggccgtttgcccagtagcgagttgtcggatggcacacgtataCTTCTGCAACGGCATGATACTTTGTCGGCCGGCTGCATCGAGACCTGTTTGGAAaaattcaacacgggcggacaatgtgttgacaattcgcataaacaattgttttgacatgcgaaaacggcgcctgaagtaatctgccagaaaccgcggctgggcggcaaaatagtcggcaacgagcctttcgtgggctccctcccggtcacgatggatgtagcggcgagttgatctagttcgttgaggaggaggagcgggggtattcgccgcgacatatgcttcataagcggcacaatcttgttcgtagtattcttgttcttcgcgctccgcttccgccataagatgggtgaaatccatttgaggttttgagtgagagatgaaggtgaaGATAGGTTGTAtgaaaattatgaatgagagatgatttgatgtgataaatggatgatgaatgtgtgtatttatagatgattttagggaaaaaaataaaaaaaaatacataaaaacgggcaaaaaaaaggccatatttttgggatttggaaaatatttttttaatcaatttttataattaaataccgaatttttaaaaaataaaaatattcaaaggtaacggctatgccgttgcccaatcgtagcacgccacgtcagctgctcgctggcacgaacgtgctcgatgcatcgagcagcgccgtgccagcggtgcGAGCGCAGCGGCAGACGACCTTCTctgtgccgctggcacggacggacggacgccgtccgtccaccgttgcagatgctcttaggaGGGTTTGACAGGAAAGACCAAGTCTTATAAATCAAAATGTATTATAagtgatattatttcaaaatttaaaactaaaatatacaagtgagactcatatcccattaactttcttccacccactctttttaacatttcttaaaactcgtgtcgaaaatgaatgtgactcttattcgcagacggaggaagtatctaTTTAATCGAACAATACCCTTTTTTATATCAAACCTAGCTTTGGTTAAGATTTGATAGGGGAGCATTATTTTAATCAACCACTTTTTATGTCCTTTGAATGATAATCACCCATTGCACATGTTATGGAAATCATTATCATTATTACAATAATCTTTTTTGTTGCCTATTTGTCACTACAATAGTACTATTTGTGTAACATCAGGTTGACTATGTATACCAACTTTTGAGACCAAGAATAAAAAGTAAAGAGTTCAAATTTCATCGAACCATATAAAACAAATTGTTTTTTagacatatttataatatattgaatttgaattaatatactaattatatttacatatattCTTGTGCACATTCTCATAGAATtagataaaatatttatgattaGCCAAAATATGGCCAAATACATTactcctttttttttttccgtTCTACTTTACCTAGTGTTCTAAATAAACTTCCAAGACAATGTATTGCTATACCATCGTTGAtgattcttgtgttaataatcTTATTCCTTTCTTTCTTCTATATTTTGACCTAATATCAGTCAACGACAATGAATTACACAATCATCATTCAACTATAGTATCAGTCTCATTTTCTTGAGATTAATTAGCTATCTGATCATTTCGATTCTTGCTATCGTTGACGCTTTGGGAAATGATTCCCTGTCCCTTCTATTTTGTTCTATTATATACCACTATTTGATATTATAACACCGTCTATAAATTGATATTAATGGCAAATCCAGATGGGGTCGGTGGTTCGACCGATCCCACTGTCGATCCATTAAGACTGAAAATTCCATTAAATTTGATCTTTGAAGCTGCCGAAACTCCACTCCAACCTTGTTCACTTTCATCTTCCGTACGCGTATTCATTGCTAGCAACTATTGTCGCACCGCCTCTGCCTTACGACGCCACTAATGACAGTGTTCGAACTCATAAGTTCCGTTTTTTGAACTTGCCATTTAGTTAATTATGGGCTTTGGTTGAGGTTTGAAAGTGGACAAGTGTCACACATAGAGTGTATGCAtaatttgtactccctccgtccgtgaataagagtttcatttttccattttagtccatccgcgaataggagtcccagttcacttttaccataaatggtaatatgtctcacctttcactaactcatttcattcgcattttatttaaaactaatat
This genomic interval from Salvia splendens isolate huo1 chromosome 13, SspV2, whole genome shotgun sequence contains the following:
- the LOC121761395 gene encoding transcription repressor OFP7-like: MAKRFKLRICRAIATTLQSCRSKHPSDLPTDPVPSLSHPSEFPQPHAANHSPQFNWQKEEKWHVVAEIPAPPPPEKIRRRSKKKKRYIPSRLRLSTSSAESGWFRTEEIETLVSSSPRSSSPIGESHSANPRIPRSRSRRSSRSSNRAAAEGNSPSPAPARLSMLKKLIPCTVEGKVKESFAIVKKSEDPLGDFRRSMTDMIVEKQMFEKKDLEQLLQCFLSLNSRNYHGVIVEAFSEIWAAMFTPPTVGNYRRRRRVSRVASSF